The genomic DNA ATCGTTTCGTAGTGCAGCCGCGCCGGATCGAAACCCGCTACCCAACTCAGGTTCGTGAGCACGTGGCCCGTGCTGTCATTGGTGCGGTAAGCGCTGCCCTGGCTATTGCGCACGTCGATGTCGGTGAGCTTCTGGCCGCGGGTGTCGTTGTCGAGGAACACGGCATTCGGGGCGTAGTCGGTCATCGAAGAATGGGCCCGGGTGTCGTCGATGATCAGTTGCTCGATGGTGTTGGAAAGATAGGGCAGATCGTCGCTGACCCCCCAGCCGTAGACCGGGGCGGTGTCGCCGGAGTCTTGGCAACAGCCGCGGATCCTCAGGTGGTGGAGGTGGTTGTCGTAAACGTAAATGTGGTTGGGCGGAATATCGACGTAGGCCCCGAACGCGACGGCGTAGCGCGGGCTGTCGTGGATCACGGTGTACGAGATCTCGTGGCGGTTGACTTGGGTCAATTGGACGCCGGCACCGTGCCCGACGAGTTCGCCCACGTGGTGGATCCGACAGTTGTCCACCGTGTTGAGGAATTGGACATCGCCTTCGCCGGGATAGCGACCTTCGAAGAAGAATCCGTGGATGCCCGTATGGTTGACCAGGCAGCGCTGGAAGGAATTGTTTTGGTTCGCCGCGTAGGAGTGGAACGCCGAGTAGCCGGTATTGCTAACGATGCAGGAATCGAAGCTCAGGTGCGCGGTATTTTCGAGGAAGACGGCCCCCTCGCGGTGCTGGGGCATCGACGCCTGGCGGTCGTACTGCGGATAGAGATGGGTTTCTCCGGAGCCGCCTGCGCTCGGGTAGGCGTGGCGGAACCAACCGGTGAAGTCGGTGTATTCGAAAGCGAGCCCCTCGAAGCGAAGGTGCTCGACCCGTTGCGTTTCGCTTTCGCCGGTGAGGGAGAGGATGCGGCGGACCCGCGGGACGATGATGTCCTGGTCAGCCACCGGCCCGTCCATTGGCCAGTAGTAGAGTTTTCCCGCGGCTTCGTCGTAGTGGAACTCGCCCGGTTCATCGAGCAGGGCGAGCACTCCTTGGATAAAGAAGCGGGAGCCAGTGCCGGGAGTGCCGTTGTTGGTATTGAAGATCGAATAGCGGGTGTCCTCCGCCAAGGTGATCTTGCGGGCGGCGGGGTCGATCGAGGCAATCGGGACCGTGTCGGTATACCAGGCGATTTTACCGCCGGGCCAAAGGTGGACCTGGGCATCAGTTAGATCCCAGCCGGTGGGATCGAGCGCGCCGTCGGCATACTGGATTTCACGGAGGGAGCCTTGGGTGCCGGTGGCGCGGAGGTAAGTCGCGCTGGCGGTCGGTAACAAGGGATCGGGCGCGAGGTTGGGGAAGCGAGCCTTGCGGGCGCGACGGCCATTCTCAAAGAGGGTGTGAAATGCCGGCAAGCCGAGGTTCGCCACCATGATTTGCCCCTGCCACGGCTGCCACGAAGTCACACGCTCGCCACCTAACAGGCGCGCCGAACCGGGCTGGCCGGTGGCGCGATAGATGACTTCATGGCCATTGGTGCCGGAGTCCGAGGCCGCGAAGTCGATGGGAGCGGTGACCGGGTAGTCGCCCGGCGCGAGATGAACGATCAGATCCCCTGTCATCCCGGCATTGACGGTGCGGACCATCTGGCGGGCGCGGTCAAGAGAGGCAAAGGGCTCGCTTGCGGTGCCCGGGTTTGCATCATTTCCCGCCGGAGAAACATGAAACCCGCCGGCGGGTGGGGCGTCAGCGCGGCTGGGTAGGGACGTGCCGAGCAGCAGCAAGGCGAGTATCAATGCATGGCGGATTGGCATCAGGAAATTTGGAAATAGAGCGGAGCCCGTGGGTTGATATTTTCAACGGCGAAAGAGAGCGAGGAGCCTTGCAGGGAACCAAGTCGGGCGAGGGAGGCGTTCTCTGAATGCCCCTGTAATCTCATCCCAGGCGCGGGCTGGGGACAATGGACTTTCCTCCCGAAAGAATGGACGATCTTATCGTGGCTCTTCTCGCGCCAGTCCCGAGGGTGCTTCATGCTCGTCTCGTCCTAGGGCGAGATCTCCACCCGGAGGCGGGCGAACTTTTTGGCGTCCGGTGCCCGCGGGATCGTGAGCGTCACCGTGTCGGTGCCGTTGAGGTTGTCGGTGACGGTCACCCCGGCAGTGGAACCGGCGGTGTTGTTGCCGACGGTGTAAGTGGACGGCCACGCGGCGAGCGTGGTGCCCACGTCGATGAAGACGCTGGTATCCACCGTCTTGGAATCCTGGTCGCGCAGGAAGGTGAAGACGAGGTTGCCTCCCGGAGTGGTCAATTTGGGAAGCTTGCCCAGATCCTTGGTGGTGGCCAGTCCGCCGAGGACATACTCGATGGCGTTGGGGACGCCGTCGTTGTCGAAGTCCTGGTTGGCGGCCTGCGAAGGCGCGTTCGTGCCGGCCCAGGTGCTGTAGCCTCCGCCGCCCGGATTGGCTTCGAGCGTCACCGCGCCGCTGTCGGCATAGCGGATCTTGAAGGTATTGAGTCCGGTATTGAAGGTGGCTCCTTCCGCCAACCCATTGAAGGTACCGCCAAGCGAGCCGGTGTAGGTGATCAGCGTGAGCTTGGTGCCGGAGGCGATCGTGGCGGGAACCCCGGCGATGTCGGTGATGGCGAGGGTTCCACCCAGCGTGACGTTGCCGGTGACGTTGACGACATCGGCGGAGGGGGTGCCGGACGAATCGATTTGGGCACCGAGGGCGGCACCTGAAGGCAGCGTGAGGGCACCGGTGGCGAGGGACTCGATACCGCTGGTGCCCGGAGCGATGGTGCCACCGGATTCCAGGACCACCGCGCCGCTGACAGCGCCGGTGCCACCGAGGGTGGCGGTGGCTTTTACGGTGATAGTGTTGGTGCCGGTGGCGGAGCCGCTGAGGTTGTTTGCCAGCAAGGCACCGCCGGTGACGGATGTCGCACCGGTATAGGTGCTCGCACTCGCGAGGATGAGCGTGCCGCTGGTGGACTTAGTGAAAATCCCCCCGTTGTTGAGCTGGCCCAGATTCCTGAGTGTTCCGTCCTTCGCGTTGAATGTGACGGGGTTGGCGGCTCCGATCGCGAACCCGCCCATGTCGAGTGTGCCGCCATCGAGATTAATGGTGGCGAAGCTGTTGGCGGTGGTGCCGGTCCTGGTGATATTGCCGCCCAGGGTAGCGGTGCCGCCTGTCAGGTTGATCTCGGCGTCGGCGATGTGGGTTCCGGTTGCATTGGCCATCGCGATGCCGCCGATATTCGCGGTGCCGCCGCCGATATTCAGGGTGCCCGTGCTGGTGGCGGTTCCGGTGCCCGTTTTCGTCGCCAGGACAATGCTGCTGACATCCAGAGAGCCCGAGTCAAAAGAGAATGTGGCATCACAGCCGGAGGCTCCGGAATTGCCTGTCCTGACAGCCATCGTGAGAATTCCGAGCCGCACGTTGGAGGAATGGCCCGTCAGGTCCACCGTTCCCGACAGGATCGCGCCCGTTGCCTGGGGGGTATTGACCACGTTCATGGTGGCGCGTCCGTCGATGGGATCGGCGGCCGTGCGAATCTTGAGCGTGCCGCTGTCGGTGTTGAATTGGATCGCGCCGCTGGCCCGCTGGCCGTTGGTGGGACCCGAGCCAATGGTGACGGTGTTGGCATTGATGGTGTTGGTCGTGTCACCGAGCTTGAGTGTCTGAACCGAGGCGTGACTCGTGGTGCCGCCGACATCGAGCGTATCAGCAGTGACGGTGCTGGTTTTGGCAAGGATGACCGTGGATGCACCCGCGCTGGTGCCCTCGGACGCACCCAGCACATCGCCCACGCGGAAAGTTCCCCCCGTTCCCAGATTGGCGGTGAATGCCGACAGGCCGCTCATGTCGAGCTTGGCGGCGTTGTCGACGGTGGCCCCCCCGCTGGCGCCACCCACCTGGAACGTGCCGCCGGGATTGCTGACAGTGAACTCACCTGCGCCGGTGATCGTCGCCAGCGTGGTGCTGGCGTCGGCATTCCGGCCAATGGTAACGGGGCCATTGACGGCGAGGATCTTGCCACCCGCGATGCTGATGGTATCGGCATTCGTTGAGTTAGAATTCGACACCGTCAGCCCCCCAATCGTCTGATTGAAGGTGCCTAAATCGAGCGCGGCCGGAGTGGTGCCGCTGCCGGTGGAGTTCAGGGCGACCACGGCGGCCGTTGGCAGGGTATCGTCGGCACTGATGGCCAGCGTGCCGCCATTGATGAGGGTGGCACCGGTGTGGGGAGCCACGGTGGTCAGGGTCAGCTTGTTGGCACCAAACTTGGCCAAGCCGAGATCACCGAAGTGATTGACCGGGTCGAAGGAGAAGTCGCCGCCGGTGGTATCGATTCCCAATAAGGCTCCGATATCGAAGGCGGCGGGGTTGTTGAGGAGCAAGTCATCAAGGTTGCTCTGGGCGAATTGACCCGCACCCCCGGCGTTCACCACCAAGGTCGCGCCATTGGCAATCGAGATTCTCGAGTAGTCGTTGGCGGGCACTGACGCGAGCTGTTGAAACTGGAGGATGCCGGCGCCGATGGTGGTGGTGCCGCCGTAAGTGTTGCTACCTCCGAGGATCCAAGTGCCCGTGCCGTTCTTCACAACTGACGTCAGGTTCGTGCCTGGAGCATTGTCAGGGATCCCACCGGAGAGCACACCGGTGCCCGTGCCGGTCAGAGTGAGGGTCTTGCTATCGGCGCCGGTGGCGGTAAGCGCACCGGTGAGGGTGAGGACGCCGCTACCCGATTGATCGATGGTGCCGCCGCCAGTGGTTCCGGCGAGATTGATGACGCGGTCGGAGGTATCTCCGGGGCCGGTGTATCTGAGGGTGGCGGTGAAGTCGTCCGAGCCGAGGTCGATGGTGCCGGCTGACCCGGTGGTCACGTCTCCGATGGCGCTGGGACCGCCATTCACGGACTTGATCGAGTTGATGCTCAGGATGCCGTCTCTAACACGGGTGGTGCCGGAATAGGTGTTCAGTCCGCTGAGGGTCAGCGTGCCGAAGTTGTCCTTTATCAACGATCCGGAGCCGCTGATGACGCCTGATAGCGTCTGGTTGGCGGAGGAGTTGTAAAGAAAGACGCCCTCATTGGCAATGGTCCCCGCGAAGGTGCCATTGCCGAGTCTGCCCGCTTCGCCGATTTCGAGCGTGCCACCGAGAATGTCGATATTGCCGGTGAAAGCGTTCACCCCGGTGAGGGTGAGCTTGCCGCTGCCGGATTTGGTCAGTGCGCTCGCACCGCTGACGACGCCGGAAATCAGTTGATCCGAGTTGCTGGCGTATTCGATCGATCCACCCAGGACGCTGGTGGGGCCGGTGTAGGTCAATGCACCCGTGAGGACCAGCGTGCCCGTGCCCAGCTTGGTGAGGCCCAAAGCATCCGCTTCACCATTGGTGTTCGCGATGTCGCTGGCGTAGGTGAAAGTGCCGCCGGCGTTGGTGGTATCGATGCCAAGCGCGGAATCGTTCAGGAATCCACCCGAGCCGTTCCCAAGCGCCTTGAGCGCATCAAGGTCGGCGGATGTGAACTCGCCTGCGCCCCCGACGCTCACGGCGAGGGTGCCGCCGCTGCCGACAATGAGATTGGTGGCGTTCCAACTGGCCGGAGTGTTGTTATAAAGCGAAACCTTCTGCGGAAAGAGCGCGACGCCACCGCTGATCCGGGTGGGACCGGTATAGGTGTTGGTGCCAATTAGCGTTAACACGCCGGTGCCCAGCTTGTGCAGGCCAAGGACATTCGCACCGCCATTCGAGTCGCCGATGTTGCTTGCGTAGGTGAAGTTCCCTCCAGCATTGGTGGTATTGATGCCGAGCAAGGAACCGCTGAGAAATCCTCCGGCGCCCGTGCCAAGTGCTTTCAAGGAATCGAGGTCGGCGGCGGTGAACTCACCGGTGCCACCCACATTCACCCCGAGAGTCCCGCCGCTGTTGACGATGAGATTGGCGGCTGTCCAGTTGGCGGGCGTGTTGTTGTAGAGTGAAACCTGCTTCGCGAACACGAGATTGCCGCCGTTGACGGTGAAGGCACCGGTGTTGGTATTGGCAGCGGACAGAGCAACGGTCCCGGAGTTGTCCTTGATGAACCCACCGGCACCGCTGAGGACGCCGGAAAGGGTCTGGTTGGCCGTACTGTTGAAACGAATTGTGCCTGCATTCGAGATCGTCCCGGCATAGGCTCCGTTTTGTAACTGGCCCGCACCATTGATTTCAAGTGTTCCTCCGGTGATCGTGGTGGCACCCGAATAGGCATTGACTCCGCTCAGGGTAAGTGTGCCGGCAGTGGTTTTCGTCAGGTCGACCGTCGTGCTGTTGCCGCCAAACAGATTTCCCGCAATGATCCCGCCAAAACTGCCGCTTTCAACGGTCAGGATAGACGTACTGGCGACGGCATTCTTGGTGAAGCTCCCGAGCCCCGTCAAATCACGGACAAAGGTGCTGGAACCCGCGAGCAGAGACACAACGCCACCGGATTTGATTTCAAGATCATTGTTGTTGGGATCCAACAGCGAGCCGGCGAACAGGGCTAAATTCGAACCGCTCTCCACCACGATCTTGCCGGTGAAGGCGTTGAAACCCGCTCCGCCAGTGCCGATGGTCGTGCGGCGATGAGGAGTCAAGGCAACCGCCCCCCCGTTCGGGCCAAGAACCACGGTTCCCGTTCCGGAGACGTTGCCCGAAATGGTGGTCGAGCCCACATGGGTGTCCACGTTGAATTCCGAGCGTTTCACTACAAGCGTGCTGCCCGCATTCAAGGTGACGAGGCCGGTGGAGAGGGAGCGGTTTGCCGTTCCAAGCAGATCGAGCGTCGCGCTGTTGCTGGCGCTCACTGAAAGGGTGTTGGCAACTGCGCCGAGCGTGCCGGTGGTGCTCAGGGCCAAGGTGCCACCACTCAGTGTGGAACCGCCCGCGTAGGTGTTCGCTCCACTCAGGGTCAGCGTTCCAGCGCCATTCTTGATCAAGCCGGAAGTTCCTGCGAGGACGGCAGTGATGTTGGCGCTCTTTCCCGTGCCGAGGTCGCCCACGGTGATGGTCGGGGTGCCACCGACCAGGGTGAGGATGTTGGTGGCGCTAACATTGTTATCGAGAAGCCAACCCGCGGCGGTGGCGGTGTCGGTGTCTCCAAAGTTCAGATTCCCGATGGTGCGCGCAGTGTTCAGATGGACGATATTGTCCGTCGTTAGATCCAGCGTGCTGAAGTCAGCGGTTGATCCAGAGCCATCGGCAATCGCGGCAGCCGACCAGTTGCCGGTGGCGCTCCAAAGACCGCCGGCCGTGGGATTCGTCCAAGTGCCGCTCGCGGCGTTCGAGTGGAGCGAAGTGGAACCGAAAAGAAGGCTTAGGTGGATGAAACGAGGGGTCTTTTTCATTGGGTTTTGGAGGCAGGAAATTCAGATCCGAAAAAAACTAACGTGGCGGACGCTCGTCCTTAGCGGTTTGGGTGGGGAGCTTGAAGGGCTCGTGATCGACCACGGTGCGCACGGCGGGGGCGATCGCACCGGGCGTGACGTGAATGATGAAGATGCGACGCAGGGTCTTGAGATACTGGACCTGCCGCTCGACGAAGGGCATCCATTCCTTTCCCTTTCCCTTGGCCGCCATGGCATAGAAATTGGTCTGCCCCATGTGGTACTCGTTCAGGTCCTTGACCATGGGCACCGAAGTGACCTTTCCCGCGGGGAGGCTGAGTCTGGTTGCCCCGGCCTGCATCCCCATCTGCGCGGTGGTGAGGTTGATCACCCTGGATTCGCCGAATGGAAACGCTCCGGCCGAATCATCCACCGCGAGAAGGTGATAGGGCACCTTGGCTCCTGCCGCCGTGGGGGCGACCACCAAGATGCAGCGATGCACCTCAGCGGGAATCACTGCCGTCGCGAGCACAGGTGGGTTCACCTTAGGATCTGCGGGCGAAGGTCCGTAGATCGAGATCGTGTTGTTCACCACCTCGATCTGCCGGGGTGCCGACAATCCTTCTGCGATCAGATCCAGCTTGTTGAGGCCGGTGGACGGCGTTCGCACCTGAAGTACTGCATCCGGATTCGTTGGATCTTGGAGGACGGCACGAATCTCAATGGTACGGGCGGCGGTGACGGTAGCGGAGACTTTCACCTTGATCTCCGCGGTTCTGATGGTGGCAGCGGCGGCATCGGTTTCGACTCTAGCAGCCCCAGGGGTCTGGGCGGATGCCGCCAAAGAAATTCCGAGCAGGCCGAAAATTGAAACGAATCGTAAGTAAGTTTTCATGGTGATTCAGATTTCAGAGGGTGAGAGCCAGCGAAAAGACATGACCTTGAGGCGACGGCCAAATTTGAGATTCACCGTACTACTGGAGACATCCGATTGGTAGATGTTCGTCGCCGCGCTATCGGCCGGATCCACATATTCTGGGACGCGTTGGACAACTGCTTCGGCGTAGGCACGGGCGATGACATCGCCGTCCCCATCGGTCGCCTCGCCGCAACTGCGGATCACGAAAGTGTCCGAACGGACGGTCGCGGAAGGTTCCAGAAGGTGCATCAGATCACCTTGGCTGATCCAGCCGGGCGCACCTTCCGCCGGATTATCTCCGGTAAGGGGGCGGGTCTTGTAGTTGAACAACGGGGCGCCAGAGATGTCCTTCGCATCGAAGTCCTCCGATTTGAGCAGCACCTGATTGAGGAATGTCCCGTCGTGGTTGATGCCGGATTTCTTGATCGCGACCTGAAGGGCACCGGCACGTGTCATCTCGGAATCCGCGCCGATCCTTCGGTTCACGAATTCGGAGAGCGAGAGAAATGGCCCCCGTGCGCGGACTTGGTCGACGATGCACCCGGCCAACTTTTCCACTTCGGCCGCAGAGAGTTCGCGGTATCCGTTGAAGTCCCGGGTGCGCTCGTTGTCGATGTCCGCGGCGGAGAATGGCTTGCTTGTCGAACCAGCAACCGGGAGGGACATTGCCATGATCGGCACATCGGCCGGTTTCTCATCCTTTAACTGACCGCTGGCCGCCCACAGGACGTTCACTTCGCTACCGCTCATGGCCGACAGCATCGCCTTCCATGCTTGAACGCTGGTGGAATTGACGTTGAACGGCCCTTTCACCATCTGGCAAAGGGCGAGCTGCTGGTAGGCATCAGCGGAGGGAGTGGATCCGGAGTAGCACTTGCTCGCCATCGATTCCGCGGTCTCTCCCTCGGGCAACCAATGCTGGAAGCTCTGATTCGGCAATGCGCGGGCACCCGCCATGAAATCGCGGAATACTTGGGCCGCGCCGACACCGGCGGCGGGAGCCAGAGTGGAGAAATAGAATTCGTCATATAGCGCGTCGTTCGCCAGGATCGAGTGGTCCAGCAGGGGGTAGCTGACACCGTTAGCCTTGACCGAAGTGGTGGCCATCATCGGCGAGACCGACGAATTGGCCACGGGTTGGACGAAGGCCGGTTGAAAGGGAGTAGTCAGCGCATTGGACCGGCGGAAATCGGCAATCGACTGCAGCGGTCCAGATGGCAACTCGAAGGAAGCGCCGGATTTGATGCCCTTCATTGAGGTGTTGCCCGTTAGCGCAGGGGTGCGAGTTCCATTGATTTCGAACACGTCATCGATCTCTCCGGGCAGAGGCTGGAAGTTTAGCTCGCGAGAGAAGTTACCTGCGACATCGTTCTTGAGTTCCAGCTGTTCGACAGGGCTTGCGAAATTGTCGAACAGGAACGGCTTGCCCGCCAAGCGTCCGTCCAGCAACGAATTCACCCCGGATCCCGGTGTCCGGCTGCCGGTTTCATATACCCCGCCATTGGAGGTTCGGGCATAGGCCGACAACATGCCGATGGTTTTGACCTTGGCCTGATGAGCAAGCGGTTTGGTATTGGGTTCGTAAAACTCGGTGGCAGACATTGCTCCCTTTTGTGGGAAGCGCTTAACGGCACCGAAGCGCTTGTCGAGGGTCAGTTGATCGTTATAGACGACGACGATTCCTCCATACTGCGTCCCTTGGATGGTGGCATAAACCTTGAGCCGGTCGTTGGGTGCGGCCGGGGCGGCGGGCTGCATCAAGCCGAATTCGCAGTGAATCGTGTCGGCGGGTTCCGCCAGCTTGATCACGAGTGAGCCAGGGGTGGTTGACTGGGTATTGGGATTGGTAGGAACTGTGGAGTAACCGGGGACCATATAGTCACAGTCGTATCCCACTCCTTTTCCAGCAAAGCCGGGTTTGGCCTTTACCGGGTTGACTGCGCCGGTGCCACTCACCCCGCTGGCATTGTTACCATTGTCAAACAGCGGATTGGTGGAATTCGGCATGAACTTCAATCCTGGATCGACATAGGGACCACAGACCAAGGTCTGTCCCGGCTGCATGGTAATAGGCTTGCGAGTGCCGCTGGCATCCGGGCTCGTCCAGTTGGAGATGTCCATGGCGAATGATTTCTCGCCGCGGTTCGAAGGGGTGATGCGCAAATCGCCGATCCTCGCCATCTCAGCGCTCATAGGGACATTGTTCACATAGAATTTGATTCCGAGTGGCAGGTTTCGCATCACCACCTGCATCTGGTCGAACTCCAGTACCACATTGTAAGGGTTGTGAAGCGTGACCAGCGGTGTATTCAGCAAGTGCATCAGATAGGGCATGCTCGGCTTTCGGGTGAGCAAATGTTCATCACGTAACACCAGGCTGACGAGGAACTCTACTTTTGCGATGACGGGAACAGGGGCGAAACCGACGGGTGCCTTAAGAGCAAATTTCGCATCGTTTATGTTGATCTTCTCTTTGGGGGCAACCCGGAAGGTGGGGGCTGTATCCGGTTTGATGAGATCTTTGTAGGTCTTGTGGTAGCTTGCGAGGGCCGACCAGTTAGGGTCGGACGGGGCGGTAATTCCGCTGGTGGATTCGAAGAGCTTTTTTCCGGCGTATGCCGGAGGCAAGGCGGAGGCCTCGAACATGGAGGTGAGGTCCTTTTTGATCCCGCCATTCCGCACATCGGTCAACAGCCCAAGCGAATAGGGAGTGATATCGTTCCGGAATTTTTTAGGAATACCCGTATCTTTAGCGAACAATTCCGTCTGGTTGAAGTCCACCAATTTGCCGGCCGCGGTTTTCGCTTCGCCGAACGAGTTGGCCGTGTCGTCCTTTGGAAGGAAGTCCAGCATCTTTCCATCCGCGTCACCAATGACTGAGACCTCCGGTCGGTTTCCGGACAGCAGTGCCCGCTTCTCCGCCATGGACGAGTTTAGGTCTGGATCCCGGTAAGTGCCGATTCTTGCTTTCACGGCCTCATCTGAGACATGCCATGCATAGGCTCCTGCCGGCTTTCCGTTGTGGGCCACCAGAACCCGCCCGGCTTTTATCTTCGGAGCGTCCGGCCCGGCTTGTCCCAGCGAGCCCTCTCCCACCAACTCGATCGTTTGGTCCTGGTAATCCGTCTCCCCGTAGGTGGGGTTGGTGGCCGCTTGAGGGTCGGCATCGGAAACCAGCCAACGCTGAAATCGCTTCGACTTTTCCCCTGCGTAGTCCGGGGAAGCGTTGGAGAAATCCTTGATCTCGCCAAGAACATCCCAAGAACTCCAAACCCCTGTAAGATTCGCCTTCTTTGGTTCTTCGGAGTGAAGTTCGGAGGTCGCCGTGACCGCCTTGTCCGATCCCGCGCACTTCTGCAAATCTCCGATTGCCAACATGAGGGCCAACCGCGCATTGGCCCGGGCTTCGGCCATAGCGGAGCCGGACGCGCTCTGACGAAGTGAGATTGACGAAAGGCCCAATAGTCCCACGGCAATCACGGTGAGCAAAGTCATCAGCATGAGTACCACAATGATGGCGAAGCCCCTCTTTCGCGAGAATCCCGAACGGCGTGATGCCAAGTTCGTAAGGCCCGGTCCCAGCGGGTGAGTGGCCGGGTTGGAATCAGCGACCCTCGGGCCACTCGGTCGGAGCGATTCGCGTGACGAAAGATTTTTCATGAATACCGCGTTTTTTGAGCGGGAGAGCGCGCTTGTAACTCCATTGAATACACCACAGCCGCGAGGTTTGGGCCATGGACGTTCACCCCAAAAGGATGGATGATCTTATTGGGGGAAGCCTTTCTTCCATTCGCCTCCGCAGGGCCATGCCGCTGGGGAAACTCGCCCGGAGTGAACGGTAACGTTCGACGAACCTGCACCCGCGTCATGGTGCGAAACCGGCACCGGGGCGTTGCGTGATCTATCGCTGCCACGAGAAAGCGATCCATCGCAAGCTTTCCGAGAATATCCACCAGCGCCCACGTCGATGCGACGATCTGCCCCTCTCCTTCGACAATACAAACGCCGCGCGGATTACTCCGCGCGGCGCCGTTCCTTCCCTTCTTGACCTCGACGGGAAATTCTTGTCCGGGCTTCCGGGCTCAGGGCGAGATCTCCACCCGGAGGCGGGCGAACTTTTTGTCATCCGGTGCCCGCGGGATCGTGAGCGTCACCGTGTCGGTGCCGTTGAGATTGTCGGTGACAGTCACCCCGGTGGTGGAGCCGGCGGTGTTGTTGCCGACGGTGTAAGTGGACGGCCATGCGGTGAGGGTCGTGCCCACGTCGATGAAGACGCCGGTATCCACCGTCTTGGAAACCTGGTCGCGCAGGAAGGTGAAGACGAGGTTGCCACCCGGAGTGGTCAAGGTGGGAAGCTTGCCCAGGTCCTTGGTGGCGGCCAATCCGCCGAGGACATACTCGATGGCGTTGGGGACGCCGTCGTTATCGAAGTCCTGGCTGGCGGTCTGCGAAGGCGCGTTGGTATCGGCCCAGGTACTATAGCCTCCAACTCCCGCGACGGCTTCCAAGGTCACCGCCCCGCTGTCGGTGTAGCGGATCTTGAAGGTGTTGCTGCCGACCGCGAAGGTACTGCCCTCCGCCTTGCCGCTGAAAGTGCCCGTGAGCGAGCCGGTGTAGGCGATCAAGGTCAGCTTGGTGCCAAGCGCGACGGCGGCCGGGACTCCGGCGATGTCGGTGACGGTCAGAGCGCCTCCCAAGGTGACGTTGCCCGTGACAGTCACTACGTCGGCGGAGGGACTGCCCGAGGAATCGATCTCGGCGGTGAGGGTGGCGCCGGAGGGCAGTGTGAGTTCACCGGTGGCGAGCGATTCGATGGACGCGCCGGGAGCGAGGATGGCACCGGATTCCAAGACGACGGCCCCAGTTACAGCGCCCGTGCCGCCGAAGGTGGCGGTGGACTTGACGGTGACGCTACCCGTGCCGGCGGCAGAGCCGGTGGCGTTGTTCGCCAGCAGGGTGCCGGCATTGACAGTCGTGGCACCGGTGTAGGTGTTCGCGTTGGTCAGCTCCAGAATTCCAGCACCGTCCTTGAGAAGGCTTTGGCCGGCTGCAGTGTTAGTCAGCGCTCCGGAGATTCTCGCCCGGTCGGTGCTCAAGCTGGGGTTGTCGAGGACGGTGACGGTTCGAGTATTTGTTCCCGATGACCCCAGATTGATCGCGTTCTGGAAATCCACAAGATCGTCCGCAGTGGAAGAACCGAAGATCAGCGACTGGCCCGAATTCATAAAGCTGGAACCTGAAGCTGCCCAAACTTGGCTTGCGGTGCCACCGTTCAACTGGATGATCAACACTCCGCCCTTCGCGGCGTAACCGCCACCGATCGGGTTCACAGCAAGACTCCCGATATTCACATTTCCCGCCGCGGTTCCCACAGTGCGGCTGAAGGTGCCGTTGCTTTGGATTACCCCCCCGCGAAGTTGCAGGATACTGGTGGAAGGGAGGCCGCCGCCGGTCAATGCCGTCTGCAGCACGCCCCCGCTGAGGGTCGTGTTGCCGGTGTAGGTATTGACTCCCGTGAGGATCCAAGTGCCGCTGCCGCCTTTGTTCAGCCCGCCAGTCCCGGTACCGATGATGCTGGCGAGGTTGCCATCGCCGGCACCGGTCAGGGTAAGGCCCAAGCCTGCAGTCGCG from Luteolibacter arcticus includes the following:
- a CDS encoding beta strand repeat-containing protein, which translates into the protein MKKTPRFIHLSLLFGSTSLHSNAASGTWTNPTAGGLWSATGNWSAAAIADGSGSTADFSTLDLTTDNIVHLNTARTIGNLNFGDTDTATAAGWLLDNNVSATNILTLVGGTPTITVGDLGTGKSANITAVLAGTSGLIKNGAGTLTLSGANTYAGGSTLSGGTLALSTTGTLGAVANTLSVSASNSATLDLLGTANRSLSTGLVTLNAGSTLVVKRSEFNVDTHVGSTTISGNVSGTGTVVLGPNGGAVALTPHRRTTIGTGGAGFNAFTGKIVVESGSNLALFAGSLLDPNNNDLEIKSGGVVSLLAGSSTFVRDLTGLGSFTKNAVASTSILTVESGSFGGIIAGNLFGGNSTTVDLTKTTAGTLTLSGVNAYSGATTITGGTLEINGAGQLQNGAYAGTISNAGTIRFNSTANQTLSGVLSGAGGFIKDNSGTVALSAANTNTGAFTVNGGNLVFAKQVSLYNNTPANWTAANLIVNSGGTLGVNVGGTGEFTAADLDSLKALGTGAGGFLSGSLLGINTTNAGGNFTYASNIGDSNGGANVLGLHKLGTGVLTLIGTNTYTGPTRISGGVALFPQKVSLYNNTPASWNATNLIVGSGGTLAVSVGGAGEFTSADLDALKALGNGSGGFLNDSALGIDTTNAGGTFTYASDIANTNGEADALGLTKLGTGTLVLTGALTYTGPTSVLGGSIEYASNSDQLISGVVSGASALTKSGSGKLTLTGVNAFTGNIDILGGTLEIGEAGRLGNGTFAGTIANEGVFLYNSSANQTLSGVISGSGSLIKDNFGTLTLSGLNTYSGTTRVRDGILSINSIKSVNGGPSAIGDVTTGSAGTIDLGSDDFTATLRYTGPGDTSDRVINLAGTTGGGTIDQSGSGVLTLTGALTATGADSKTLTLTGTGTGVLSGGIPDNAPGTNLTSVVKNGTGTWILGGSNTYGGTTTIGAGILQFQQLASVPANDYSRISIANGATLVVNAGGAGQFAQSNLDDLLLNNPAAFDIGALLGIDTTGGDFSFDPVNHFGDLGLAKFGANKLTLTTVAPHTGATLINGGTLAISADDTLPTAAVVALNSTGSGTTPAALDLGTFNQTIGGLTVSNSNSTNADTISIAGGKILAVNGPVTIGRNADASTTLATITGAGEFTVSNPGGTFQVGGASGGATVDNAAKLDMSGLSAFTANLGTGGTFRVGDVLGASEGTSAGASTVILAKTSTVTADTLDVGGTTSHASVQTLKLGDTTNTINANTVTIGSGPTNGQRASGAIQFNTDSGTLKIRTAADPIDGRATMNVVNTPQATGAILSGTVDLTGHSSNVRLGILTMAVRTGNSGASGCDATFSFDSGSLDVSSIVLATKTGTGTATSTGTLNIGGGTANIGGIAMANATGTHIADAEINLTGGTATLGGNITRTGTTANSFATINLDGGTLDMGGFAIGAANPVTFNAKDGTLRNLGQLNNGGIFTKSTSGTLILASASTYTGATSVTGGALLANNLSGSATGTNTITVKATATLGGTGAVSGAVVLESGGTIAPGTSGIESLATGALTLPSGAALGAQIDSSGTPSADVVNVTGNVTLGGTLAITDIAGVPATIASGTKLTLITYTGSLGGTFNGLAEGATFNTGLNTFKIRYADSGAVTLEANPGGGGYSTWAGTNAPSQAANQDFDNDGVPNAIEYVLGGLATTKDLGKLPKLTTPGGNLVFTFLRDQDSKTVDTSVFIDVGTTLAAWPSTYTVGNNTAGSTAGVTVTDNLNGTDTVTLTIPRAPDAKKFARLRVEISP